CGGTGGGCTCGCAGGGGGGACTGTACTTCCCTCAAGTTTCGCAGGTCAAAGATGCGCAGCTCAATCTCCTCAGCTATGGGAGGGGGGTCCATGGGGTCAGCGATGAGGCAGTCGTGCGGCCAAGGGCGACTATTTACATACAGGAACCTGTGGGGTCCAAACAGATTGTCCTTTGCTATTCCCTTCTCTGTTTGCCAGACTTCAAACTATGTATCAAATCAGCTTCCCTCCAGCCAAGGctctttcccacaatgccttgtgtTACCCTTCCTCTGCTCAGGGCTGTTAATCGCAGTGCATGCAAGGCATTCTGGGAAATGGAGACTTGACTATTGATACAATGGTGTGGGCAGTCTGAGAAAGCAGAGGAGGGAATTGTAGGAGGCAGGGGGGACACAGGAGACGAGGGCTGGGCACTGACCTGTGGTCGGGGAGGGCTGGGCACTGACCTGTGGTCGGGGGACAAGCCCATGCCTATGATGTGACCGTGAATATTGATGACATGATCCAGAGCATCAAAGAATTCATTTTGGCCCCGCTCCTCTCCCAGCACTGGCCCCGCAGTCGTCATCTGATGGGGCAGCAGCTGCTTGATCCCTGGAGGAAGATGAAATGTCAGAAACATCAGGCTCAACAATAGAACCATGGCCCTGTGATGGTGCCCTCTATTGACCAGGGGAAGGAACAGCAGCAGCCATACTGGCAGGGGACTCACCTATCTGGTGGGGTGCGTAGGTGAGATACCCCGTTGTGAAGATCAAATATTTCTTGTCCTGGTTTCCCTCTGTGGTTTTGGGGCCCCCATCATTGCTTTTGGTTCTGTATCTGGCATACAACTGGGCCACTTTAGTCTCAAACTGGTTCTCAGAGAGTATCGGCCTGGGAAGCCCCTCCTCCCCATTGTCCCTAAATATCTGAAACTCCTCCTCGATGTCCTCTGCCATGTCTGTTTCCCCATCTTCCTCCACTTCTCCTTCCCCCCGGtctccctcttcctcctcctctgcctgTGGGGGGGGTGGGCTCTTGGCACTTTCTTCCGAATTTTCGGCGACTTCCACCAACAGGTCCGGAGAACTGGCCACCATCACCATGCGGATTGTACTTGCGTTCAGGTTCTGGATCTTAAATAGTCTCTTCACAACGTTCACGTTCTCCGACTCAACATCCTGTGAATAACATAGAATTATAacgtgtactaagcacaattcagcaggaacagtctcctaagtttctcatagcctgtatagagagatcccataaaactatggaagcataggtattcccctgtacttaccacaattcagcaggaacagcacctAGGGttgatcatagtctgtacaaagagatcccataaaactatagcatcataggtattcccctgtactaagcacaattcagcaggaacagtcccctaagtttgctcatagtctgtacagatagatacataaaactatggcagcataggtaaacgaagcacaattcagcaggaacagtcccctaagtttgctcatagtctgtgcagagagatcccataaaactatgacagcatagccAAACAATATACCCTCTTTATAGTACACACTCCAGCAGCCCCTATCCTGGCTAACCCTCTCTTTACACCGGGTATCCAGCCCAAAATATTTCAGTGGAGAACTGACCGAAAACTAACAACAATCCACTCAATTTTAACTCCTAGAGGCCCCTTTTACCATAAATGTTTTGAGAGAGAATTTTCAACTCCCTGATTCAGAGCTCTACCGAGTCTGTCAAATTATTCATTTTACAAGACATATTGGGACCAAAGGGAACATCACTCAAAAGACACTACCTTGTCAGGAAACCCTCCATCTAGAGCAATTTCGGTTCTAAACCAATATCTTACCTCTCCCAAACAGCTAACCTTAGCTAAGCTTATCTTACATTAGAGCTTGGTCTAACGAACTGGGAACAAATATAGAGGAAGAACAATGGGACAAGCTTTGGTTAAATTTGAAACAAAGCACCATCAACACTATTTGAAGTTGGGTATAAAGTACTATTTAGGTGGTACTTTACCCCGGCTGAAATTTGCCCCTACAGATTCCGGGAATTGTTTCAGGGGATGTGCTGAATTGGACACAATGGGACATATATGGCGGACATGCCCCCAGGCAATCAGATTCTGGACTAGagtatataatttaatattttcagtattGCATGTGAATCTAAGAAAAACCCCATATGAAGCACTTCTTGGTGCAGTACCAGACTCGCTAACCAAGGGCCAGCTAAGTTtagttaaagggaaaacatttttttttttttaaacaaatcagttttttcacaaacagatttttta
This Xenopus laevis strain J_2021 chromosome 8S, Xenopus_laevis_v10.1, whole genome shotgun sequence DNA region includes the following protein-coding sequences:
- the fbxw5.S gene encoding F-box and WD repeat domain containing 5 S homeolog translates to MERIGPSLLPDTILYQIFQSLGPLDLLSAGLVCRRWYNVSRDDFLWKDLFYRHYRVQRHILRCPGAESWYEEFQRVSDTVPCVEVQRLREHGDQVLHISFSHSGDRFASCSKDCTIKDVESENVNVVKRLFKIQNLNASTIRMVMVASSPDLLVEVAENSEESAKSPPPPQAEEEEEGDRGEGEVEEDGETDMAEDIEEEFQIFRDNGEEGLPRPILSENQFETKVAQLYARYRTKSNDGGPKTTEGNQDKKYLIFTTGYLTYAPHQIGESPASMAAAVPSPGQ